A window of Melitaea cinxia chromosome 26, ilMelCinx1.1, whole genome shotgun sequence contains these coding sequences:
- the LOC123666388 gene encoding facilitated trehalose transporter Tret1-2 homolog, producing MEKLKRDRITPFMKQCFVTAAVCINIIGFGCGLGYPAVLLPQLQMKDSPVTVTNESASWIVAVLPLSILIGNLITPPIMDRLGRKTTHYTLTVIFMISWIITSMATSVRIFLIGRFLKGIAAGLLTTLRSILIGEYTSPRNRGAFLTIVSLTQAFGVFFVHLVGSLLSWQNTALICLFFHFISLIMVIYTPESPSWLLSRGRYDECRKVFKWLRGNEEDHELEDMIEAKLAFDKTAIRDYKKQNWFVSLGKIMCKKEFYKPITIMILCNNIMQYSGAPTTAAYSTVIISMLMGPKANPYFWMVFLDSLRLILNTMAIYVIHRVKRRVMTSTTGALSVASHFAIAIYVYCRIKGWSYDAIWLPALLINLQFLALAVGTVPMAQVIGGEIFPLEYRSIGGTISMATSGGALFLALKTFPTSIDHVGLHGTYAIYGGVILINFIVMLILLPETKGKTLQQIEDEFRGRPLRHDEIEAKQSLQSNPVEIYKRQLAERRISGHSFVLT from the exons atggaaAAACTGAAAAGGGATAGGATAACGCCTTTTATGAAACag TGTTTCGTTACGGCGGCTGTATGCATCAATATAATTGGTTTCGGCTGTGGCTTGGGTTACCCAGCTGTCTTGCTACCACAACTTCAAATGAAAGATTCACCTGTGACGGTAACGAACGAATCGGCATCATGGATTG TTGCAGTACTGCCTCTGAGCATACTCATTGGAAATCTTATCACTCCACCTATCATGGACCGTTTAGGACGCAAGACGACGCACTACACGCTAACTGTCATCTTTATGATAAGCTGGATAATAACAAGCATGGCAACTAGTGTTAGA atttttttaatcgGAAGATTTCTAAAAGGCATCGCGGCCGGTCTGCTGACAACTCTACGATCGATACTCATCGGCGAATATACGAGTCCTCGAAACCGTGGCGCTTTTTTAACTATAGTGTCTCTGACACAAGCATTTGGTGTATTCTTTGTACACCTCGTCGGATCTCTACTGAGTTGGCAAAATACTGCTCTTATATGtcttttctttcattttataagTCTCATTATGGTAATTTATACGCCAGAATCTCCAAGTTGGCTACTTTCCCGTGGCAGATACGATGAATGCAGAAAAGTTTTCAAATGGTTGCGAGGAAACGAAGAAGATCACGAATTAGAAGATATGATTGAAGCTAAATTAGCttttgataaaactgcaatAAGAGACTATAAGAAACAAAATTGGTTCGTTAGTTTGGGCAAAATAATGTGTAAGAAAGAGTTTTATAAGCCAATTACTATTATGatactttgtaataatataatgcaGTATTCTGGTGCACCCACGACTGCCGCTTATTCGACTGTCATCATCAGTATGTTGATGGGGCCGAAAGCTAACCCATATTTCTGGATGGTATTTTTAGATTCTCTTAGACTTATTTTGAATACAATGGCTATTTATGTTATTCATAGAGTTAAAAGGCGTGTGATGACATCCACAACCGGCGCCCTCTCCGTTGCGAGTCATTTTGCTATTGCGATTTATGTTTACTGCAGAATCAAAGGTTGGAGTTATGACGCAATATGGTTACCAGCTTTATTGATTAATCTCCAATTTCTAGCATTAGCCGTTGGCACCGTGCCGATGGCACAAGTAATAGGAGGTGAGATATTTCCGCTAGAATACAGAAGTATAGGTGGTACCATCAGTATGGCAACATCAGGAGGAGCGCTGTTCTTGGCATTGAAGACTTTTCCCACTTCAATAGACCACGTGGGACTACACGGCACATACGCAATTTACGGTGGAGTTATACTGATAAATTTTATAGTCATGTTAATTCTTCTACCAGAGACGAAAGGCAAAACTCTTCAACAAATAGAAGATGAATTCCGAGGACGACCTCTTAGGCACGATGAGATAGAAGCAAAGCAATCATTGCAGTCGAATCCCgttgaaatttataaaagacAGTTAGCGGAAAGGAGGATCAGTGGTCATAGCTTTGTTTTAACGTAA